A region from the Acanthochromis polyacanthus isolate Apoly-LR-REF ecotype Palm Island chromosome 23, KAUST_Apoly_ChrSc, whole genome shotgun sequence genome encodes:
- the LOC127532411 gene encoding uncharacterized protein LOC127532411: MSVNSSSSSSDSLRHPNISSIIYNLPLDMHCYVTTPSSFILTSFLITRTLLLLPLCIFIIYHGLQQRRLNVSTSSAATMSHSDSFTYNMVTMEMIGVFGCILMICGVYSDHYNIIIVGFFLSFLIWYGEMFFHLLTCVERYLAVVHPITYLSLRKERGIRIRNISIACVWLLSVVMVVLVVSEDATMVVDSCLSVFSLTVVSFCSVSVLCVLIGPGPGEQGGDKKRVDQSKLRAFYTIMVILGMLVLRFSWNLVANVNYLMEKGLECVMMSVGVWFNLPSSLVLPLLFLHRAGKLVCWKKNIQ; the protein is encoded by the coding sequence ATGTCAGtaaactcctcctcatcctccagtGACTCCCTTCGTCATCCAAACATTTCCTCGATTATCTACAACCTCCCTTTAGACATGCATTGTTACGTCACCACACCGAGCTCCTTCATCTTAACATCATTCCTCATCACCcgcaccctcctcctcctccctctctgcatcTTCATCATCTACCATGGTCTCCAACAACGGAGACTAAATGTCTCCACCTCCTCAGCAGCAACCATGAGTCACTCTGACAGCTTCACCTACAACATGGTCACCATGGAGATGATTGGAGTCTTTGGGTGTATCCTCATGATCTGTGGCGTCTACAGTGATCATTACAACATCATCATTGTGGgattctttctctcttttctcatcTGGTACGGTGAGATGTTCTTCCACCtcctgacctgtgtggagcgctacctggctgtggttcatcccatcacctacctgagcctgagaaaagagagagggatcaGAATCAGGAACATCAGCATCGCCTGTGTCTGGCTGCTTTCTGTTGTaatggtggttctggtggtgagtGAAGATGCTACCATGGTGGTCGATTCCTGCCTCTCCGTATTTTCTTTAACAGTCGTCTCCTTCTGCAGcgtttctgttctctgtgttctgattggtccaggtccaggggaaCAGGGCGGGGATAAGAAGAGGGTTGACCAATCAAAGCTGAGGGCGTTCTACACCATTATGGTCATACTGGGAATGCTGGTGTTGAGGTTTTCATGGAATCTGGTTGCAAATGTTAACTACTTGATGGAAAAAGGTCTTGAGTGTGTGATGATGTCAGTTGGTGTCTGGTTTAATCTTCCCAGCAGTCTGGTGTTacctctgctgtttctgcacagagcaggaaaactggtgtgttggaagaaaaacatccagtga